The DNA window GGTTCGAATCATCATACAATGTTTCTATCCGTTTTTATGATAGGCAACTATGTCACTGAAAGCGGACGTTACTCAAATGCTTAAGAGCATTTACCTTTGACCTCGAGATTATTCGTTTGATTCCCTCCGCTGGCAACATCGCTGGAGAATAACTCTCACAGAATTAGATTCATGAATGAATAATGAGCACAGAAACAATGCAATTTTCCGATAGGCAACTTTTTAAGTAGAAGCAACAGTTCATAGGATAGGAAGGTGAATTAGCCGCACAGGCTCGGTTATAAccagaaaaacaaaatgatcTGTTCAATTAGACTCGCTCGGACTAAACAAAATCATCCGTTTCAACTCTCTTCCATGATATTACCTTCGACAGTCTAGGAGTTTCAGAAGGTTGAAACTTTGTCGGAAGACCTGTAACGCTGTCAGTTGGTTCTCTAGGAAAAGTGTCCAGCAACTCAATTCGCCATGGACCAACTAACCACTGCTCCAACAACTCTCAACCCAAAGAGGCATTGCATCCGTATCAACTTTAATGGCCCTGAAACGTGAGGAGTCTCCACAAGAAATTGGATATGGATATATGGGGAGATGGAGAATGGCTTTCATGAAAACAACCACACCCCAATAGCCATCACAGAGTGGAGAAGAAGGGCAAGGTCGCGAGGAGTCTGATAATGTAGAACATTGTTCCTTTCACTCCAAAGATACCAGCTGATGAATGGAAACCGACAAAGCTCTTCCCCTGACAAGACATGCCGCAGCTGATTCAATAAATCCATAGCTGCGCCCCAACACCTTTGGGAACTGCAGCAGTAAAAGCTGTCATTTCCTACTTGTCCAAACCATATTGCATGCGCCAACGCTTCAGAACCCACCCCACATCTGAAGCATGAAGCTGAATTCCCCACCCAGTGCTTGGAAGCAGAATGCAGGAAAGTAGAAAGGCACGTCATAAACAAACTAGTCAAATCTGGTGCATATCTCCACATGAAGTTCCAACAAGACCGTTCGTTCCCTGGAACTTCCCAGTTACAAGAGTATCATACGTATCGTCATGTGGTACAAGACCTTTGTCAAGCATCTCATCATGCAACCTAAAAGCCTCTTGCAAATGCCCCTCCTTGAAGTTCCCAGCAACCAAAGTATTATAAATATGAACACTGGGAGTCATTCCCCTACTATTCATGTCTTCAAAGTTCTTTCGTGCATTCTCTAGCTGTCCTTTGTTACGAAGGGCATTTATCAGAACTGTATATGTTCTTTTATCAGGTACAATTCCCTTCTGAAGCATCTCTGAGTAGAGATCTGTAGCAGATTGTAACTCTCCCTCTCTTAGAAATCCATCAATTAATGTAGTGTATGCTTTCAAATCACAAGGAATACCTTCTCTAATCATCCTGTTGTGCCAGTCAAGAGCCGCTTCCACGTTATTTAAACTCCGGAAGCCAGATATCATGCTACTGTAAACAGCTACATTTGGAGATAAACCAACTTGAAGGAGTTCGAAGAAAAGTTCACGCGCAGATCCCATGTCTCGTCTTTTACAAAACCCATCAATTAGAGCACAATATGCAGTAGCTCCAGTTCAATGCCCTTGTTTTCCATCTCATTCCACATTTTCAAAGCCATATCAATTTGATTGCTTATGCAAAACCCATTAATAATGCTGGTGTACGTGACAACATTAGGAGAGACTCCACCTTCACACATTTCTCTGTATACAGCCAGTGCAGAATTAATGTC is part of the Malus domestica chromosome 12, GDT2T_hap1 genome and encodes:
- the LOC139189887 gene encoding pentatricopeptide repeat-containing protein At3g54980, mitochondrial-like, translating into MGSARELFFELLQVGLSPNVAVYSSMISGFRSLNNVEAALDWHNRMIREGIPCDLKAYTTLIDGFLREGELQSATDLYSEMLQKGIVPDKRTYTVLINALRNKGQLENARKNFEDMNSRGMTPSVHIYNTLVAGNFKEGHLQEAFRLHDEMLDKGLVPHDDTYDTLVTGKFQGTNGLVGTSCGDMHQI